The Drosophila mauritiana strain mau12 chromosome 2R, ASM438214v1, whole genome shotgun sequence genome has a segment encoding these proteins:
- the LOC117136733 gene encoding WD repeat-containing protein 5 → MELIETASTPGDSGTETAIPEAAFDSFKMPIRPSQFLQSSVSPGYSIKHSLLGHSGSVTGLKFSSCGENLVSSSADMLLMLWDLSATRCIQSLAGHENGINDVAWSAAGLIASCSDDKTVRLWDARSKLCVKVLEGHGGYTFSCCFNPQSNLLASTSFDETVRLWDVRTGKTLEIVHAHQDPITSVDFHREGNIFVTSSFDGLVRLWDSSTGHAMKTLVDVDNIPVGHVKFSPNGRYILSSTLNNTLRLWNYNKSKCLRIYRGHMNQLYCSNSNFSITGGIWIVSGSEDNTLCIWNLQTRELVQKISTEGDHVLCTHCHPTANVIASGALQNSYAIKIWKSSEN, encoded by the coding sequence atggAATTGATTGAAACAGCATCGACTCCTGGAGATTCAGGAACTGAAACCGCAATCCCGGAGGCCGCTTTCGATTCCTTTAAGATGCCTATCCGGCCAAGTCAGTTTTTGCAGAGCTCCGTGTCTCCGGGCTACTCTATTAAGCACTCGCTCCTCGGTCACAGTGGCAGCGTTACTGGTCTGAAGTTTAGTTCATGTGGCGAGAACTTGGTCAGCAGCTCCGCCGACATGCTGCTCATGCTCTGGGACTTGAGCGCAACCCGATGCATTCAATCGCTGGCCGGGCACGAAAACGGAATCAACGATGTCGCCTGGTCGGCGGCTGGATTAATTGCCAGTTGCAGCGATGACAAGACCGTGCGTCTCTGGGATGCCCGCAGCAAGCTCTGCGTCAAAGTTTTGGAGGGGCATGGCGGTTACACTTTCTCCTGCTGCTTTAATCCGCAGTCCAATCTGCTGGCCTCCACTAGCTTTGACGAAACAGTGCGCCTTTGGGATGTCCGCACTGGCAAAACGCTCGAAATCGTCCACGCCCACCAAGATCCCATAACATCGGTGGACTTCCATCGCGAAGGCAATATTTTTGTCACCAGCAGCTTTGATGGACTGGTACGCTTGTGGGACTCTAGTACCGGACATGCGATGAAGACTCTCGTTGACGTTGACAACATCCCAGTCGGTCATGTGAAGTTTTCACCGAACGGACGCTACATCCTGTCGTCCACATTAAACAACACCCTTAGGCTTTGGAACTACAACAAGTCGAAGTGCTTGAGGATCTATCGCGGGCATATGAATCAGTTATATTGCTCCAACTCCAACTTTTCCATCACCGGTGGCATTTGGATTGTCTCCGGCAGCGAGGATAATACGCTTTGCATCTGGAATCTGCAGACAAGGGAGCTGGTCCAAAAGATAAGCACGGAGGGCGACCACGTTTTGTGCACCCATTGCCATCCCACGGCAAATGTGATTGCTAGCGGCGCCCTACAAAATTCATATGCCATTAAAATCTGGAAGAGCAGCGAGAACTAA
- the LOC117137354 gene encoding sodium-independent sulfate anion transporter has protein sequence MRADEDNLYREQLPNVGSLIRDGGRKLCRPSTVTNKFPILKWLPRYRLEYIMQDFIAGFTVGLTTIPQAIAYGVVAGLEPQYGLYSAFMGCFTYIVFGSCKDVTIATTAIMALMVNQYATISPDYAVLVCFLAGCIVLLLGLLNMGVLVRFISIPVITGFTMAAATTIGSAQINNIVGLTSPSNDLLPAWKNFFTHLTSIRLWDALLGVSSLVFLLLMTRVKDIKWGNRIFWKYLGLSRNALAVIFGTFLAYILSRDGNQPFRVTGNITAGVPPFRLPPFSTTVDGEYVSFGEMISTVGASLGSIPLISILEIVAISKAFSKGKIVDASQEMVALGMCNIMGSFVLSMPVTGSFTRTAVNNASGVKTPLGGAVTGALVLMALAFLTQTFYFIPKCTLAAIIIAAMISLVELHKIKDMWKSKKKDLFPFVVTVITCMFWSLEYGILCGIAANMVYILYSSARPHVDIKLEKIYGHEVSVVDVKQKLDYASAEYLKEKVVRFLNNQNGETQLVVIKGEEINSIDYTVAMNIVSMKGDLEALNCAMICWNWNIASAGVVCRLNNDLRPIFKFDLSLEEVVAGHFDSPSNTASTVTIEA, from the exons ATGAGAGCCGATGAGG ATAATCTGTACCGGGAGCAACTGCCCAATGTGGGCTCGCTAATCAGGGATGGCGGTCGCAAGCTGTGTCGTCCGTCCACCGTGACCAACAAGTTCCCGATCCTGAAGTGGTTACCTCGCTACCGATTGGAGTACATCATGCAGGACTTCATTGCGGGATTCACGGTGGGATTAACGACTATTCCCCAGGCGATTGCCTATGGAGTGGTAGCCGGCTTGGAGCCGCAGTACGGTTTGTACTCCGCCTTCATGGGCTGCTTTACATACATCGTGTTTGGTTCCTGCAAAGATGTCACAATTG CCACAACCGCCATCATGGCTCTAATGGTCAACCAGTATGCCACTATCAGTCCGGATTACGCGGTGCTGGTGTGTTTCCTAGCTGGTTGCATTGTACTTCTCCTTGGATTGCTCAACATGGGTGTACTGGTCAGGTTCATTTCGATTCCCGTGATCACTGGCTTCACCATGGCGGCGGCCACCACAATTGGCAGTGCCCAGATCAACAACATCGTGGGTCTGACCA GTCCTTCGAATGATTTACTGCCCGCCTGGAAGAATTTCTTCACCCACTTGACGTCAATTAGGCTATGGGATGCCCTGCTGGGTGTCTCATCTCTGGTGTTCCTGCTGCTCATGACG CGTGTTAAAGACATCAAATGGGGCAACCGTATATTCTGGAAGTACCTTGGACTCTCCAGGAACGCCCTGGCTGTGATCTTTGGCACCTTTTTGGCCTACATCCTCAGTCGAGATGGGAATCAACCCTTCCGGGTAACTGGAAACATTACGGCCGGAGTGCCGCCCTTCCGGCTGCCGCCCTTTAGCACCACCGTAGATGGAGAGTACGTTTCCTTCGGCGAGATGATCAGCACTGTCGGCGCTTCCTTGGGTTCCATTCCCTTGATCTCAATCCTGGAAATAGTAGCCATATCGAAGGCATTTT CTAAGGGAAAAATTGTAGACGCATCGCAGGAGATGGTGGCACTGGGTATGTGCAACATCATGGGCAGCTTTGTGCTCTCCATGCCCGTAACGGGATCCTTTACGCGCACGGCTGTGAACAATGCCAGTGGGGTGAAGACACCACTGGGAGGAGCAGTCACCGGTGCCCTGGTGCTCATGGCACTGGCATTCCTCACCCAAACTTTCTACTTTATACCCAAATGCACGCTGGCTGCAATTATTATAGCGGCGATGATATCGCTAGTGGAGCTGCACAAGATTAAGGACATGTGGAAATCTAAGA AGAAGGATCTGTTTCCCTTTGTGGTCACTGTAATCACCTGCATGTTCTGGAGTCTGGAGTACGGAATACTGTGTGGCATTGCTGCCAACATGGTATACATTCTATATAGCAGTGCACGTCCACATGTAGACATCAAACTGGAGAAG ATCTATGGTCACGAAGTGAGCGTGGTGGATGTGAAGCAAAAGCTGGACTATGCATCGGCTGAGTATCTCAAGGAGAAGGTGGTGCGCTTCCTGAACAACCAGAATGGCGAGACCCAGTTGGTGGTTATCAAGGGCGAGGAGATCAACTCCATTGACTACACAGTGGCCATG AATATTGTCTCGATGAAGGGCGATTTGGAGGCGCTGAACTGCGCCATGATCTGCTGGAACTGGAACATCGCCTCCGCCGGAGTCGTCTGTCGACTCAACAACGATCTCCGTCCCATCTTCAAGTTCGATTTGTCGCTGGAGGAGGTGGTAGCTGGCCACTTCGATAGTCCCTCCAATACGGCCTCCACCGTAACCATCGAGGCCTGA
- the LOC117137353 gene encoding sarcosine dehydrogenase, mitochondrial, giving the protein MWRHRILQQASRRGISKQVREYGGARREPSGSLPGAADVVVIGGGSAGCHTLYHLARRGVKAVLLERAQLTAGTTWHTAGLLWRLRPNDVDIQLLANSRRMLQQLEEETELDPGWIQNGGIFIAHNETRLDEYRRLATVGSALGIENQVLSPEDTQKLFPLLDPSAFVGALYSPGDGVMDPAMLCAALKKAATNLGAQVIENCGVDDLLLEQTARGKKVVGVSTPFGDIKAEKVVNATGVWGRDLVAKHGTHLPLVPMKHAYIVSESIPGVRGLPNIRDHDYSTYFRIQGDAICMGGYEPNPILLEPVPKDFHFGLYELDWSVFETHVEGAQKLCPSYAKYGVKSTVCGPESFTPDHKPLMGPDPNLDGLYHNCGFNSAGMMFGGGCGEQTALWVIQGQPELPMFGFDLRRFTQEQGKAIQWIREKSHESYVKNYSMVFKYDQPLAGRDFQKDPLHDEMMKAGAVMEEKQGWERPGFFLPTGSKKAVVQPYDWYGSYGHQRHKDSEYERVLDGDLHYSRFSEHHDLIGSEALACRNNAVVFNMSYFAKLLLDGPQAQEAADWLFSANTNRDPSKTVYTCALNDAGGVEADVTISRLAPGTGEVYNPKFNGQGFYIVAGGASAFYTYSALLAEIRRKGFNASLKDLTAELGVISIQGPNSRKILQPLIDCDLSDEHVAPNSTRLAKLGDVGLRLLRVSFVGELGYELHVPKKDCAAVYRSLMKAGAGQDLRNAGYRSLYSLSSEKGYHLWSFDLRPDDTPLEAGLGFTCRKTGADYRGKAAIEKQRAEGLKKRLVYLTLRDQVPIWGLEGVYRNGEPVGILRRAEYAYTLGKSLGQTYVSRPDGQIIDADYIRNGEYEVDILGKKYRADCHLRSPFDPTGQRVLGNYASESKSNK; this is encoded by the exons ATGTGGCGCCATCGCATCCTGCAGCAGGCTTCGCGCCGTGGAATCAGCAAGCAAGTGAGGGAATATGGAGGAGCTCGAAGGGAACCAAGTGGATCCCTGCCAGGCGCAGCAGATGTTGTGGTTATTGGCGGTGGTTCGGCGGGTTGTCACACACTGTATCACCTGGCACGACGTGGTGTCAAGGCCGTGCTCCTGGAACGCGCCCAACTTACGGCCGGAACCACCTGGCACACGGCTGGATTGTTGTGGCGCCTGCGTCCCAACGATGTGGATATTCAGCTGCTGGCTAATTCACGTCGCATGCTACAGCAATTGGAGGAGGAAACGGAGCTAGATCCGGGATGGATTCAAAATGGTGGCATCTTCATTGCTCACAATGAAACGCGTCTGGACGAGTATCGCAGACTGGCCACTGTGGGCTCAGCTTTGGGTATTGAAAACCAAGTGCTGAGTCCGGAGGACACCCAGAAGTTATTTCCCCTCCTCGATCCGTCGGCCTTTGTGGGAGCTCTCTATTCTCCGGGTGATGGTGTCATGGATCCGGCGATGCTGTGTGCGGCCCTCAAGAAGGCAGCCACTAATCTTGGAGCCCAGGTAATCGAGAATTGCGGCGTGGATGATCTACTGCTGGAGCAGACTGCAAGGGGTAAGAAGGTGGTGGGTGTTTCCACGCCTTTCGGGGACATCAAAGCTGAGAAGGTAGTGAATGCTACAGGAGTGTGGGGTCGTGATCTGGTGGCCAAGCACGGCACCCATCTTCCCCTGGTGCCCATGAAGCATGCCTATATTGTTTCCGAATCCATTCCGGGAGTGAGAGGCCTACCCAACATCAGAGATCACGATTACTCCACCTACTTCCGCATCCAAGGGGACGCCATCTGCATGGGTGGCTATGAACCGAATCCCATCCTGCTGGAGCCCGTGCCCAAGGACTTCCATTTCGGACTCTACGAACTGGATTGGTCTGTGTTCGAGACCCATGTCGAGGGAGCCCAGAAATTGTGTCCCAGCTATGCGAAATATGGCGTGAAGAGCACGGTTTGTGGCCCGGAATCCTTTACACCCGACCACAAGCCCTTGATGGGTCCGGATCCCAACCTCGATGGGCTCTACCACAATTGTGGCTTCAATTCAGCGGGCATGATGTTTGGAGGTGGTTGCGGAGAGCAGACCGCCTTGTGGGTCATCCAAGGTCAACCGGAGCTGCCCATGTTCGGCTTCGATCTGCGCAGATTCACCCAGGAGCAAGGCAAAGCCATCCAGTGGATCAGGGAGAAGTCGCACGAGAGCTACGTGAAGAACTACAGCATGGTCTTCAAGTATGATCAACCACTGGCGGGTCGTGATTTCCAAAAGGATCCACTTCACGACGAGATGATGAAGGCAGGCGCCGTAATGGAGGAGAAGCAGGGTTGGGAGCGGCCTGGTTTCTTCCTGCCCACTGGTTCCAAGAAGGCGGTGGTTCAGCCCTATGACTGGTACGGAAGCTATGGCCACCAGAGGCACAAGGACAGCGAGTACGAGAGAGTTCTGGATGGGGATCTTCACTACAGCCGCTTCTCGGAGCACCACGATCTA ATCGGATCGGAGGCACTGGCTTGCCGCAATAACGCCGTGGTCTTTAACATGAGCTACTTCGCCAAGCTGCTCCTAGATGGTCCACAGGCCCAGGAGGCCGCTGACTGGCTCTTCTCCGCCAATACCAACAGGGATCCCAGCAA AACTGTCTACACCTGTGCTCTAAACGATGCCGGCGGAGTGGAGGCGGATGTGACCATTTCCCGCCTAGCGCCCGGAACCGGAGAGGTCTACAATCCCAAGTTCAATGGCCAGGGCTTTTATATTGTGGCTGGCGGCGCCTCTGCCTTCTACACTTATAGCGCTCTGCTGGCAGAGATCCGTAGAAAAGGATTCAATGCGAGCCTCAAGGATCTGACTGCCGAATTGGGTGTTATTTCTATTCAGGGACCGAACAGCCGAAAGATCCTGCAGCCCCTCATCGACTGTGATCTGTCCGATGAGCACGTGGCTCCCAACAGCACTCGATTAGCCAAGTTGGGTGATGTGGGCCTCCGCTTGCTGCGCGTCAGTTTTGTGGGAGAACTGGGCTACGAGCTTCATGTGCCCAAGAAGGATTGTGCTGCCGTCTATCGGAGTCTGATGAAGGCGGGAGCTGGACAGGATTTGCGCAATGCGGGCTATCGTTCCCTGTATTCCCTTAGCAGCGAAAAGGGCTATCATCTGTGGAGCTTCGATCTGCGGCCGGATGACACGCCCCTGGAAGCTGGCTTGGGATTCACATGCCGCAAAACGGGTGCAGATTACCGTGGCAAGGCGGCCATCGAAAAACAGCGAGCTGAGGGTCTAAAGAAGCGACTGGTCTACTTGACGCTCCGGGATCAGGTGCCCATCTGGGGTTTGGAGGGAGTCTACCGAAATGGCGAACCCGTGGGCATACTGCGACGAGCTGAATATGCATATACGCTTGGAAAGTCCCTCGGTCAGACATACGTGTCCCGACCAGATGGACAGATCATCGATGCTGATTACATTCGGAACGGGGAGTACGAGGTGGACATCTTGGGCAAGAAATACCGCGCCGACTGCCACTTGCGCAGCCCATTCGATCCCACCGGCCAACGGGTTCTCGGTAACTATGCATCCGAGTCCAAGTCCAATAAATAA